A stretch of Cicer arietinum cultivar CDC Frontier isolate Library 1 chromosome 5, Cicar.CDCFrontier_v2.0, whole genome shotgun sequence DNA encodes these proteins:
- the LOC101515772 gene encoding protein WALLS ARE THIN 1 — MADSTSSGRMWCSIPERLHLHGAMLALQFGYAGFHVVSRAALNMGVSKLVFPVYRNIIAFLLLLPFAYFLEKKERPAINLNFLVQFFLLALVGITANQGFYLLGLDNTSPTFASAIQNSVPAITFLMAVILRIEQVRLNRKDGIGKVAGTVFCVAGASVITLYKGPTIYSPVPKLNNSNNINSSIEQELFESVLTVSLGDAKGKNWTLGCVYLIGHCLSWSAWLVLQAPVLKKYPARLSVTSYTCFFGLIQFLIIALIVERDAQAWIFQSGAEVFTILYAGVVASGIAFAVQIWCIDRGGPVFVAVYQPVQTLAVAIMASLALGEEFYLGGIIGAVLIIVGLYLVLWGKNEEKKFAREQAAIISSTPEHSIIRSSSHAKTSLNQPLLPSSTENV; from the exons atgGCTGATTCAACCTCTTCAGGAAGAATGTGGTGCTCCATCCCAGAACGCCTTCACCTGCATGGGGCCATGTTGGCCTTGCAGTTTGGCTATGCTGGTTTCCATGTTGTCTCAAGAGCTGCCCTTAACATGGGTGTTAGCAAACTTGTTTTCCCTGTTTACCGTAATATTATTGCTTTTCTTCTGCTTCTTCCTTTTGCTTACTTCTTGGAAAA gAAGGAGAGGCCAGCTATTAATTTAAACTTTCTCGTGCAGTTCTTTCTTCTTGCCCTTGTCGG GATTACAGCCAACCAGGGTTTCTACTTGCTTGGCTTGGACAACACATCTCCAACCTTTGCATCAGCTATACAGAACTCTGTTCCAGCCATTACATTTCTCATGGCAGTCATACTCAG aaTAGAGCAAGTTCGGTTGAACAGAAAGGATGGAATAGGGAAGGTAGCAGGAACAGTGTTCTGTGTTGCTGGTGCATCAGTGATTACACTCTACAAGGGTCCAACAATATACAGTCCAGTTCCAAAACTAAACAACAGCAATAACATTAACAGTAGCATAGAACAAGAGTTATTTGAGTCAGTACTCACAGTCTCACTTGGAGATGCAAAAGGAAAAAACTGGACCCTTGGTTGTGTGTATCTAATAGGACATTGTCTGTCTTGGTCTGCTTGGCTTGTCTTACAAGCACCTGTCCTTAAGAAGTATCCTGCTCGTCTCTCTGTCACTTCCTATACTTGTTTCTTTGGACTCATCCAATTTCTCATTATTGCTTTGATCGTTGAAAGAGATGCTCAGGCTTGGATTTTCCAATCTGGTGCTGAAGTTTTCACTATTTTGTACGCC GGAGTGGTGGCATCAGGAATAGCGTTCGCTGTACAGATATGGTGCATTGACAGAGGAGGCCCTGTTTTCGTAGCAGTATATCAGCCTGTTCAAACTCTTGCTGTCGCTATTATGGCTTCTCTTGCTTTAGGGGAAGAATTCTACTTGGGAGG GATCATTGGAGCAGTATTGATCATTGTGGGGTTGTACCTAGTGTTGTGGGGtaaaaatgaagaaaagaaaTTTGCAAGGGAGCAGGCAGCAATTATTTCTTCCACTCCAGAGCATAGCATCATCAGATCCTCAAGCCATGCCAAAACATCACTTAATCAACCTCTTCTTCCTTCATCAACGGAAAATGTCTAA
- the LOC101514922 gene encoding transcription initiation factor IIF subunit beta, translating to MEEENGYGGSSGPNLETSKAERSVWLMKCPVAVAKSWQNHPPSQPLSKVVFSINPLLPEDDPSHLQFTMEMSGTESVNMPKTYSLNMFKDFVPMCIFSETSEGDSVAMEGKVEHKFDMKPRHENIEEYGKLCRERTNKSSIKNRQIQVIENDCGLLMRPMPGMLGLISSSSKDKKRTQPVKQTDTKRTRRDRGELEDIMFKLFERQPNWALKQLVQETDQPAQFLKEILNELCVYNKRGANQGTYELKPEYKKSVEDTGAE from the exons atggaggaagaaaaCGGTTACGGTGGGAGTAGCGGTCCTAACTTGGAAACTTCCAAAGCAGAGAGATCGGTTTGGCTGATGAAGTGCCCTGTAGCTGTTGCTAAATCATGGCAGAATCATCCTCCTTCTCAACCTCTTTCTAAAGTCGTTTTTTCCATTAATCCTCTTCTTCCTGAAGATGATCCCTCTCATCTCCAG TTTACAATGGAGATGTCTGGCACTGAATCTGTAAATATGCCAAAAACTTATTCTTTGAATATGTTTAAAGACTTCGTTCCTATGTGCATCTTCTCTGAGACAAGCGAAG GTGATAGTGTTGCAATGGAAGGTAAAGTAGAGCATAAGTTTGATATGAAGCCACGTCATGAAAACATTGAAGAATATGGAAAATTGTGTAGGGAGAGGACAAACAAATCTTCGATTAAAAATCGACAGATACAG GTTATTGAAAATGATTGTGGACTTCTAATGAGGCCAATGCCTGGAATGCTTGGTTTAATTTCATCCAGTTCAAAG GACAAGAAGAGGACACAGCCAGTCAAACAAACTGATACAAAGAGAACAAGAAGAGATCGCGGAGAGCTGGAGGATATAATGTTCAAGCTATTTGAAAGACAGCCTAACTGGGCATTGAAGCAGCTTGTCCAAGAGACTGATCAACCTGCa CAATTCTTGAAAGAGATATTGAATGAACTGTGTGTATACAATAAAAGAGGCGCCAATCAAGGAACTTACGAGCTGAAGCCTGAATACAAGAAATCTGTTGAAGATACAGGCGCTGAATAG
- the LOC101514593 gene encoding V-type proton ATPase subunit a2-like, producing the protein MGNERYCFPTMDLLRSEPMQLVQLIIPIESAHRSISYIGDLALFQFKDLNEDKSPFQRTYASQVKRCGEMARTLRLFKEQMMKAGISPSTRSTRDDGLDLEYLEVKLAELEAELLEMNANNEKLQHTYNELIEYKLVLEKVGEFFPSAQNNAVARQRELQVQPIVEGSIDSPLLMEQETTSYPVKQIKLGYISGLVSREKSIPFERVLFRATRGNVYLKQTVVEHPILDPLSGEKVHKNVFVIFYSGERVKSKILKICDAFGANRYPFSDDLGKQFQMLTEVSGRLGELKATIDAGLLHRSTLLQTIGYQFEQWNLLLKKEKSIYHTLNMLSINVTKKCLLAEGWCPVFATNQIQKVLLRATMDCNSQVESIFQVLQTKELPPTYFCTNKFTSSFQEIVDAYGIAKYQEANPGVYTIITFPFLFAVMFGDWGHGICLLLATLYFIINEKKFSCQKLGDILEMVFGGRYIIMMMALFSIYTGLIYNEFFSIPFELFGPTAYGCRDPSCRDATTIGLIKMRDTYPFGVDPKWHGTRSELPFLNSLKMKMSILLGVSQMNLGIVLSYYNAKYFENSINTWYQFVPQMIFLNSLFGYLSLLIIVKWCCGSQADLYHVMIYMFLSPTDDLGENQLFVGQQFLQITLLLLALIAVPWMLIPKPFLLKKQHEERHRGQSYSLLYSGDDPLESKSHGIHHNHEEFEFSEVFVHQLIHTIEFVLGAVSNTASYLRLWALSLAHSELSSVFYDKVLLLAWGYNNTIVLIVGVIVFICATVGVLLVMESLSAFLHALRLHWVEFQNKFYEGDGYKFFPFSFTSLADEDGL; encoded by the exons ATGGGAAATGAACGTTATTGTTTTCCCACAATGGATCTGCTACGTTCAGAGCCTATGCAACTTGTTCAATTGATCATTCCAATTGAATCAGCTCATCGATCCATCTCTTACATTGGTGATCTCGCTCTCTTTCAATTCAAAGAT CTTAATGAAGACAAAAGTCCATTCCAACGAACTTATGCTTCTCAG GTTAAAAGATGTGGAGAAATGGCTCGTACATTACGGTTATTTAAGGAACAAATGATGAAGGCAGGTATATCACCTTCAACACGGTCAACAAGAGATGATGGTCTTGATCTGGAATACTTGGAG GTTAAACTAGCAGAACTTGAAGCTGAGCTACTTGAGATGAATGCAAATAATGAGAAGTTGCAACATACTTACAATGAGCTTATTGAGTATAAACTTGTTCTAGAGAAG GTTGGAGAGTTTTTCCCTTCAGCACAAAATAATGCTGTAGCTCGCCAAAGAGAGCTTCAAGTGCAACCAATTGTTGAAGGGTCTATTGACAGCCCATTATTAATGGAACAA GAGACAACATCATATCCagtaaaacaaattaaactaGGGTATATAAGTGGTCTTGTTTCAAGGGAAAAATCAATTCCTTTTGAAAGAGTTTTATTTCGTGCTACAAGGGGAAATGTATATCTGAAACAGACTGTGGTTGAACATCCTATTTTAGATCCTTTGTCAGGAGAAAAG GTTCACAAAAatgtatttgttatattttattctgGAGAGAGAGTTAAAAGTAAAATTCTCAAAATTTGCGATGCTTTTGGAGCAAATCGTTATCCTTTTTCAGATGACTTGGGTAAACAATTTCAGATGTTGACAGAG GTATCAGGAAGACTTGGAGAATTAAAGGCAACTATTGATGCAGGTTTGCTTCACCGGAGCACTTTGTTGCAGACAATTGGATATCAATTTGAGCAGTGGAACCTTCTG TTAAAGAAGGAAAAATCCATTTATCACACTCTAAATATGCTAAGCATTAATGTGACAAAGAAATGTCTCCTTGCAGAAGGTTGGTGTCCTGTTTTTGCAACAAATCAG ATTCAAAAAGTATTATTGCGGGCAACTATGGACTGTAACTCTCAAGTTGAGTCAATATTTCAGGTTTTACAGACAAAGGAATTACCACCCACTTATTTTTGCACAAATAAGTTTACTTCTTCATTTCAAGAAATTGTAGATGCCTATGG AATTGCCAAGTACCAGGAAGCAAATCCCGGTGTATACACAATCATCACATTTCCATTCCTTTTTGCTGTAATGTTTGGTGATTGGGGTCATGGCATATGCTTATTACTAGCGACTTTGTATTTCATAATCAACGAGAAAAAGTTTTCTTGTCAG AAACTTGGAGACATATTAGAAATGGTTTTCGGTGGAAGATATATTATTATGATGATGGCACTCTTCTCAATCTACACTGGATTGATATATAATGAATTTTTCTCCATTCCATTTGAATTATTTGGACCAACTGCCTATGGATGTCGTGATCCTTCATGCAG GGATGCAACTACAATAGGTTTGATAAAAATGCGTGACACTTACCCATTTGGTGTGGATCCTAAATGGCATGGTACTCGGAGCGAACTCCCATTTCTCAACTCTTTAAAAATGAAGATGTCAATTCTATTGGGAGTATCCCAGATGAACCTTGGAATCGTCCTGAGTTACTATAATGCGAAATATTTTGAAAACAGCATAAATACTTG GTACCAGTTTGTTCCCCAAATGATATTCTTGAACAGCCTATTTGGATACCTTTCACTTCTCATAATTGTAAAATGGTGCTGTGGATCACAAGCTGACTTGTATCATGTGATGATATACATGTTTCTAAGTCCAACTGATGATTTGGGTGAAAACCAGCTCTTTGTTGGCCAACAGTTTCTTCAA ATTACATTACTACTTTTGGCACTCATTGCTGTACCATGGATGTTAATACCAAAGCCATTTCTCCTGAAGAAACAACATGAAGAA AGACATCGGGGTCAATCTTACTCTTTGCTCTATAGCGGGGATGATCCTCTAGAATCAAAGTCACATGGTATTCATCATAACCATGAGGAGTTTGAATTTAGCGAGGTTTTTGTCCACCAACTTATACATACAATAGAATTTGTGCTTGGAGCTGTGTCTAATACGGCTTCATACCTTCGCTTATGGGCCCTCAG CCTAGCTCATTCAGAGTTGTCAAGCGTTTTCTATGACAAAGTTCTACTACTTGCTTGGGG GTATAACAACACCATTGTTCTCATTGTTGGTGTTATTGTTTTTATATGTGCAACTGTTGGTGTCTTACTAGTAATGGAAAGTCTAAGTGCTTTCTTACATGCTTTGAGACTTCACTGGGTTGAGTTCCAGAACAAATTTTATGAGGGGGATGGTTACAAGTTCTTCCCATTTTCATTTACATCCCTTGCTGATGAAGATGGTTTGTAG